The following proteins are co-located in the Pochonia chlamydosporia 170 chromosome 6, whole genome shotgun sequence genome:
- a CDS encoding rab type ras GTPase (similar to Trichoderma reesei QM6a XP_006962396.1), with amino-acid sequence MSSLEAKIVVLGAQGVGKTSLVMRYCKGAFNPSQITSTVGASFLTKRVVDTDTDTMVRLQIWDTAGQERFRSISRLYYRGANACILCYSITDAQSFAEMGVWLTELRRNLPNDVVLHVVGTKADIVARDPSARQVPFERCIAYVAENLAPGLGSTPPPTATPLNGPGSMPNVEPRTPSSKRSSGFWAQEVGWDACHEISAESGEGVEEVFRVVARKLVEQNRKMQQALLLATATPGTPGYETGMDGGYFDGVNPRGSFRVGRDRRSWLFSPAFSPAVTIDRTGATAQEQNQLDESPKPRRRCC; translated from the exons ATGTCATCACTTGAGGCCAAGATAGTGGTCCTCGGCGCTCAAGGCGTGGGCAAGACCTCCCTTGTCATGCGGTACTGTAAAGGGGCGTTTAACCCTTCCCAAATAACATCTACAGTTGGCGCAAGCTTCTTGACGAAACGTGTTGTCGATACTGATACCGACACCATGGTTCGACTCCAGATTTGGGATACAG CCGGCCAGGAAAGATTTCGGTCTATATCACGGCTATACTATCGCGGCGCCAACGCTTGCATCCTGTGCTATAGCATTACTGATGCACAGTCATTTGCTGAGATGGGCGTTTGGCTCACCGAACTTCGTCGCAACTTGCCCAATGACGTTGTTCTACACGTTGTGGGAACCAAGGCCGACATTGTCGCGCGTGACCCTTCCGCTCGACAGGTCCCCTTTGAGCGATGCATTGCATATGTTGCCGAAAACTTGGCTCCAGGTCTAGGCAGTACGCCACCTCCGACGGCCACGCCACTTAACGGTCCTGGCTCCATGCCAAATGTTGAACCGCGGACTCCAAGTTCTAAGCGTAGCTCAGGATTCTGGGCTCAGGAAGTTGGCTGGGATGCCTGCCATGAAATCAGCGCCGAAAGCGGGGAGGGTGTGGAAGAAGTCTTTCGAGTTGTTGCCAGGAAATTGGTGGAACAAAACCGCAAGATGCAGCAAGCCCTTCTGTTGGCGACCGCAACTCCAGGCACGCCTGGTTACGAAACTGGCATGGACGGAGGGTATTTTGACGGCGTGAATCCAAGAGGCAGCTTCCGTGTAGGGCGGGACAGGAGAAGCTGGCTATTTTCGCCTGCGTTTTCTCCCGCCGTGACGATTGACCGAACAGGAGCCACGGCACAGGAGCAGAATCAACTTGACGAATCCCCGAAACCTCGTCGCAGGTGTTGCTAA
- a CDS encoding peptidase C14 (similar to Beauveria bassiana ARSEF 2860 XP_008595754.1), whose translation MDRDHGVHLIPVYRPEGTDVETDIDIIAIHGLDTNAPHTWTFKDRDLQTSVNWLAHADMLPREVGAARIFMCNWPADLFQSGVSTTLKESAERFLRCMQQHLASDGEGGMARRMFFIASCLGGIILIKALRIEKSTQEKTDSPSLIKATRGIVFLATPFKGTSYNYIPDAALKVVASVMDQNVTELVDYAKDTKTGEELVQEFTSRARIEEYHVFTFWEARETSLFAKVHLSWMFLKRVRWLWAFLIVSSHLFNHGKFFAWTLLACQSWWIAFYCYRAKTLVDQSSANAGGAFQSERLDRNHILMNKFRNQDCGDYKQVAKEISRILREIREGKTPLQEADELIRQHYLKSDACRLNIIRISGAKLPMDQCYINLAIVNVGTSGSNPTFSFLDILTWMQNVPDVYSAPPPSYSFFARQKVETPENAIQVKLSDIFDRRDGSLGTVSPRRIFIQGRAGVGKTTLCKKIVYEFTQGNWPQWKRLFDRILWVPLRTLKPDDIQKGGVYTLEGLFQGECFCLHQNLADALAREVRGQGSRTLFLLDGLDEVSHVLEGDREQSHFLRDLLRQPNVIITSRPSVNATSTVANIDLELEAIGFYPQQVQDYIAMTFPNPDSAVIDSTTANDIQVFIQEHRLIQGLARIPIQLDALCYSWQGLGAGDRLDTMTDMYKAIELRLWKKDMVQLGKIHGTEESIIDTLKSATRQQIERHVSQEIEFLEALAFTGLHNNLTTFQQKHLDDVNDTFTPTLLRWRLLKSTSFLRTSDPSFDESHHHYDFIHLTFQEYFAARYFVRKWKTQDPQLQVLKFRDEASRITSAEDISVALFLRTRKYTGHFNIFWRFVAGLLDSENERSQVWSFIKMIEEEPLDLLGPVHQRLVMHCLAEVTGGLPGQAALTTEDNKIQRTRGRLERKLFEWMRFEYPFTGCMRLADEPEMPESALQSVFLEVTGDDERAVWLNTSISTQKRPCILRIAADKIAAFAENPIVAWDAYKALNKASILPDEILQTVISWIADDDQDELVKGFAAEVLQKGEGMPQTSLQMLAAELKNMPQDIQTAIYKILSKSGHSRIPERLQEIVVSWLTSKDDSLREAAVRVLWGLNLEKATQEAVTVLLNDSNPALRQAAIHTLGSQPWLPDAVLQKIAFNLSHEAEAVQSAATSTLMHRSDLSDNSLLAVGAQLEGEPASVRIAAIEILCLQLSLPGESQRALAARLTDKEADVRIAAIKNLSQRSDLIGEVLQAMEARFDDDYAPVRIAAIDTLITFRPFATTIVQRLAERLRDEEADVRIAAIRSSSQRSDLTDDVRRLIEAQLGDGKPSVRIAAIGSLSQRSDLKEDVWKVIEAQLGDGNPSVRIAAMNALGERPVLTKEVLGMIIKRLEDQEADVRKAAITILNKQDSLQEENLELIAASFENQDQEVRLHALRCWANRGSLPERLLQVAFDSQWDRQEDIWDAANDVVHKNFRTLPDTMCKAVVAMSTSEHAEYRERAVYALNGRGEYTIPDNVVDAVAERLKDEQVQVRWAAYLTLGSITNPSKPLVQRVADRLADEIDYSDTVMILKGLGLRNDLEENIVQAIAAKLTDIEIPIRVAAVETLGFQRNLGDKILRDLANMLHDETARVRTATIAALYNQQRLYRFRSLPQQLLERRGVSAVGGLARPANLSDDILLALADRLEDEERSIQLNAEQLLRQHDSVYHSLLSGPKAASLYRILLHRSFNEQVSLYIDDGYLCINSSERISRSRVDGCKSDLLAIMKEARPENYPSEEEDEEQDESSHGSQ comes from the exons ATGGACCGCGACCATGGCGTTCATCTTATCCCCGTGTATCGGCCTGAGGGTACTGATGTCGAAACAGACATTGACATCATTGCAATTCATGGCCTTGACACCAACGCGCCACACACTTGGACGTTCAAGGACCGCGACCTTCAGACCTCCGTTAACTGGCTTGCACACGCAGATATGCTTCCTCGAGAAGTCGGGGCAGCCCGAATTTTCATGTGCAATTGGCCAGCTGATCTTTTTCAGAGCGGCGTCTCGACAACTCTGAAGGAGTCAGCCGAGCGCTTTCTCCGCTGCATGCAGCAGCATTTGGCGTCAGACGGGGAGGGTGGAATGGCAAGACGAATGTTCTTCATCGCTTCATGCCTCGGCGGGATTATCTTGATCAAGGCTCTCCGGATCGAGAAGAGCACTCAAGAGAAGACCGATTCGCCTTCGCTTATAAAAGCGACCCGCGGCATTGTTTTTCTTGCCACTCCGTTCAAGGGAACTTCGTACAACTATATACCAGACGCTGCCTTGAAGGTTGTTGCGTCGGTCATGGATCAGAATGTGACAGAGCTGGTCGACTATGCTAAAGACACAAAGACTGGGGAAGAACTCGTGCAAGAATTTACCTCCCGGGCGCGTATAGAGGAGTACCATGTTTTCACTTTCTGGGAAGCCCGTGAGACGAGTCTGTTTGCCAAAGTCCACTTATCTTGGATGTTTTTAAAACGGGTTCGTTGGCTGTGGGCTTTTCTCATCGTTTCTTCTCACTTATTCAACCATGGGAAGTTTTTCGCATGGACGTTGTTGGCATGTCAATCTTGGTGGATTGCGTTCTACTGTTATAGAGCCAAGACG TTGGTTGATCAGAGCTCAGCAAATGCTGGGGGGGCATTTCAGTCCGAGCGGCTCGACCGAAATCATATTCTCATGAACAAGTTTCGTAACCAGGATTGCGGCGACTACAAACAAGTTGCGAAAGAAATCAGTCGCATTTTGAGAGAAATACGTGAGGGCAAAACGCCGCTCCAGGAAGCAGATGAGCTCATCCGGCAACACTATCTCAAGAGCGATGCATGTCGGCTTAACATTATTCGGATTTCTGGTGCCAAGCTACCTATGGATCAATGCTACATTAATCTCGCTATAGTCAACGTTGGCACTTCAGGATCGAATCCaaccttttcttttcttgacATTCTCACGTGGATGCAAAATGTCCCCGATGTATATTCTGCTCCACCCCCTTCTTATTCCTTCTTCGCCCGCCAGAAAGTTGAGACACCCGAGAATGCAATCCAAGTTAAGCTATCCGATATATTCGATCGACGCGACGGATCCCTTGGGACTGTCTCCCCAAGAAGAATATTCATCCAAGGAAGGGCAGGAGTTGGAAAGACGACACTGTGCAAAAAGATTGTGTATGAGTTTACTCAAGGTAATTGGCCCCAATGGAAAAGGCTGTTTGATCGCATTCTTTGGGTTCCTTTACGAACTCTGAAGCCGGACGACATACAGAAGGGAGGTGTGTACACTTTGGAAGGACTGTTCCAGGGGGAGTGTTTTTGTCTGCATCAAAACCTCGCCGATGCATTGGCCCGAGAGGTGAGAGGCCAAGGGTCAAGAACGCTGTTTCTTCTGGATGGCCTAGACGAAGTGTCCCACGTATTAGAAGGTGACCGCGAACAATCTCATTTCCTCAGAGACCTTCTACGTCAGCCAAATGTGATTATCACCTCTAGGCCGAGTGTCAACGCCACCAGCACAGTTGCAAATATTGACTTGGAATTGGAGGCTATTGGGTTCTATCCACAGCAAGTGCAAGATTACATAGCAATGACCTTTCCGAATCCAGATTCTGCGGTTATCGATTCCACAACAGCAAACGACATCCAAGTCTTCATTCAAGAGCATCGGCTGATTCAGGGCCTCGCGCGCATCCCAATCCAACTGGATGCTCTTTGTTACAGTTGGCAAGGCCTAGGGGCAGGTGATAGACTAGACACGATGACCGACATGTATAAAGCGATTGAGCTGAGATTGTGGAAGAAGGATATGGTGCAACTAGGAAAGATCCACGGGACGGAAGAGTCGATAATTGACACTCTCAAATCTGCCACAAGGCAACAGATTGAAAGACATGTCTCGCAAGAGATTGAGTTTCTTGAGGCTCTTGCATTTACTGGGCTGCACAATAATCTGACAACTTTCCAACAGAAGCACCTGGACGACGTAAATGACACATTCACTCCAACTTTGTTACGTTGGAGGCTCCTGAAGTCAACCTCCTTCCTCCGAACTTCCGACCCGTCATTTGACGAATCCCACCACCACTACGACTTTATACACCTTACTTTTCAAGAGTACTTTGCTGCGCGCTACTTCGTGCGGAAATGGAAAACTCAAGATCCACAGCTTCAAGTTCTCAAATTTCGTGATGAGGCGAGCCGGATTACATCAGCAGAGGATATCAGCGTTGCATTATTTCTGCGAACTCGCAAGTATACTGGTCACTTTAACATATTTTGGCGGTTTGTTGCAGGCCTGCTTGACAGCGAAAATGAAAGGTCCCAGGTGTGgagcttcatcaagatgATCGAGGAGGAACCACTCGATCTCTTAGGTCCAGTTCATCAACGGCTCGTAATGCATTGCCTCGCTGAAGTGACGGGTGGCTTGCCAGGTCAAGCTGCGCTGACAACAGAAGACAATAAGATTCAAAGAACTCGCGGACGCCTGGAAAGAAAGCTTTTTGAATGGATGCGCTTTGAGTATCCTTTCACTGGCTGCATGCGCCTGGCAGATGAGCCGGAAATGCCCGAGTCTGCACTGCAAAGTGTCTTTCTCGAAGTGACTGGTGACGACGAGCGAGCGGTTTGGCTCAATACAAGCATTTCAACACAAAAGAGACCGTGCATTTTACGGATAGCAGCCGACAAGATTGCGGCTTTTGCAGAAAACCCCATAGTGGCTTGGGATGCTTACAAGGCCCTGAACAAAGCTTCCATCCTACCAGACGAGATTCTGCAGACAGTGATATCATGGATCGCGGATGATGACCAGGATGAACTCGTAAAGGGGTTCGCGGCTGAGGTCTTGCAAAAGGGAGAGGGAATGCCCCAGACGTCTTTGCAAATGCTGGCAGCAGAACTCAAAAATATGCCACAGGATATACAAACTGCCATCTACAAGATCCTATCTAAATCCGGGCATTCCAGAATACCTGAGAGACTTCAAGAAATAGTGGTATCCTGGCTGACAAGCAAAGACGACTCACTTCGCGAGGCGGCGGTTCGAGTCTTGTGGGGATTAAATTTAGAAAAGGCAACACAGGAGGCAGTAACAGTCCTGCTTAACGATTCGAATCCAGCTCTTCGACAAGCCGCTATACATACATTGGGTTCGCAACCATGGTTGCCAGATGCGGTTCTTCAAAAAATAGCGTTTAATCTCAGCCATGAAGCAGAAGCCGTGCAGAGTGCCGCCACTTCTACTCTGATGCACCGGTCAGACTTGTCCGACAATAGCCTGCTGGCAGTAGGAGCGCAACTTGAGGGCGAGCCGGCTTCTGTCCGCATTGCTGCCATCGAAATCTTATGTTTGCAATTAAGTTTGCCAGGTGAAAGTCAGCGGGCCTTAGCAGCGAGGCTGACAGACAAGGAGGCTGATGTGCGAATAGCTGCTATCAAGAATCTAAGCCAGCGATCAGACTTGATAGGGGAGGTCTTGCAAGCTATGGAGGCGCGGTTCGACGACGACTATGCCCCCGTTCGAATAGCGGCTATTGATACTCTTATCACCTTTCGACCTTTTGCAACCACGATTGTACAGAGACTTGCCGAGCGGCTCAGAGATGAGGAGGCAGACGTGCGAATAGCCGCCATCAGAAGCTCATCCCAACGATCAGATTTAACAGATGATGTCAGGCGACTTATAGAAGCACAGTTGGGTGACGGTAAACCCTCTGTACGAATCGCGGCCATCGGAAGTTTATCCCAACGATCAGATCTAAAAGAGGATGTCTGGAAAGTTATAGAAGCACAGTTGGGTGACGGTAACCCCTCTGTTCGAATCGCTGCTATGAATGCTTTAGGCGAAAGACCAGTTCTAACAAAGGAGGTCTTGGGGATGATTATAAAACGGCTCGAGGACCAAGAGGCAGATGTACGCAAAGCGGCTATCACAATACTGAATAAGCAGGACAGCCTACAAGAAGAGAATCTAGAGTTAATCGCGGCATCATTCGAAAATCAGGATCAGGAGGTCCGACTTCATGCACTCCGTTGTTGGGCCAATCGAGGCTCCTTGCCAGAGAGACTTTTGCAAGTGGCTTTTGATAGCCAGTGGGATAGACAAGAGGATATATGGGATGCTGCCAATGACGTCGTGCATAAGAACTTCAGAACATTACCTGACACGATGTGTAAAGCAGTAGTGGCAATGTCTACAAGCGAACACGCGGAGTACCGAGAAAGAGCCGTGTACGCTTTGAACGGCCGTGGCGAATACACCATACCTGACAATGTCGTGGACGCAGTAGCTGAACGACTTAAAGATGAGCAAGTCCAGGTTCGTTGGGCTGCTTACCTTACTTTAGGCAGCATAACCAATCCATCCAAACCCCTCGTACAGAGAGTTGCGGACCGACTTGCGGACGAGATAGACTACAGCGATACTGTGATGATTCTCAAGGGTCTAGGGCTCCGAAATGACTTGGAAGAAAACATCGTGCAAGCGATAGCAGCAAAACTTACAGATATAGAAATCCCGATACGAGTGGCTGCCGTTGAGACTCTGGGATTCCAACGCAACTTGGGAGACAAGATTCTACGAGATTTGGCAAATATGCTCCATGATGAGACCGCAAGGGTGAGAACGGCCACGATTGCAGCTCTGTATAACCAGCAGAGGCTCTATAGATTCAGGTCCCTGCCGCAACAGTTGCTTGAGAGAAGGGGTGTTtcagctgttggtggtttggcaCGGCCGGCAAACCTGTCAGATGATATTCTTCTTGCACTCGCTGATCGTcttgaagacgaggagaggaGCATCCAATTGAACGCGGAGCAGTTACTGAGGCAGCACGACAGTGTCTACCATAGTCTTCTCAGTGGTCCAAAGGCGGCATCTCTATACAGGATTCTTCTTCACAGGAGTTTCAATGAACAAGTCAGTTTGTACATAGACGACGGCTACTTGTGCATCAACTCGTCTGAGCGCATCAGTAGAAGTCGTGTTGATGGCTGTAAGTCGGATCTCCTGGCCATAATGAAAGAGGCACGGCCGGAGAACTATCCgtcagaggaagaggatgaggagcaGGATGAGAGTTCGCATGGTTCACAATAG